From the Marinitoga litoralis genome, the window TCCCCCCATCTTTTCTAAAAAATGCCAACAAAATGAATAAAACCCGCTTCTAGTCTAATTTTACTACTAGAAGCGGGGGTTTGTCAACAGTCTGAGATTCCCCTTACGGAGAATCTTCAATATATTGGAGCCGGTGAAGGGAATCGAACCCCCAACCTACTCATTACGAATGAGCCGCTCTACCCTTGAGCTACACCGGCAAACAAGTATATTATATTACTCAAAAACAATTTTGTCAAGAATATTTATATTTTTTATTTTTTAACATAATTATGATATAATAATTTATATATTATGATATAATTATTATAATTTAATTAAAAAAGGGGAGATATAATGGCTTTTGAAACGTATAAAATTTATGATACCACAAGCCTTTCAAATGGGGTAATAAATACATATTTATTTGACTACATTGATAATATAGAAAATGCTCAAATTATTATTTCAAACAAAGAAGAGAATACGGATAAACCATATATATTATTAGAAAACGAAGAATTAAAATTAATTACTAAAGAAAATATCTTCACTATACCTTTTTCAAGTGAAAATTTCCAACTAATGTTATTAAAATTACTCTCTAATGCTTTTAATGATGAACCATTCAATTTATTATATTTATTAGAATCCAAAAGAAAAGAAAGTGCCGAATTTATTAAAAATCTTATTGTTCTTTTCGAGGTTGAAGATCAAAAGAATAGTATGAGTCATTCTCAAAGGGTAGCTTATTACACTAAAAAATTTGCAAAATATATTCATAAATCAGAAAATGAAATTGAATTTTTATATGATTTAGCAATGCTCCATGATGTTGGAAGAATTGGAATTGAACAATTAATGCTATTTTCAAAAACAAGAATATATGATATAGAACAATGGGATTTAGAACATACCAATGCTGGAACTATTTTTTTATCAAATAGAAAAGAATTATGGTATGCAATTGATGTTGTAAGACATCATCATGAAAGATGGGATGGTGCTGGATTCCCAGATAAATTAAAAGGTGAGGAAATCCCATATTATGCAAGGTTTATAGGTATTGTTGACTGGTTTGACTTAGCAACTCATACAGCTACATCTGAACATTTTGGAATTTTATCTCCAGAA encodes:
- a CDS encoding HD-GYP domain-containing protein; its protein translation is MAFETYKIYDTTSLSNGVINTYLFDYIDNIENAQIIISNKEENTDKPYILLENEELKLITKENIFTIPFSSENFQLMLLKLLSNAFNDEPFNLLYLLESKRKESAEFIKNLIVLFEVEDQKNSMSHSQRVAYYTKKFAKYIHKSENEIEFLYDLAMLHDVGRIGIEQLMLFSKTRIYDIEQWDLEHTNAGTIFLSNRKELWYAIDVVRHHHERWDGAGFPDKLKGEEIPYYARFIGIVDWFDLATHTATSEHFGILSPEEAIEYMEFNLGKIFDPVLGKSFIEFIKEFLSKEEFI